A stretch of Physeter macrocephalus isolate SW-GA chromosome 8, ASM283717v5, whole genome shotgun sequence DNA encodes these proteins:
- the PDCD6 gene encoding programmed cell death protein 6 isoform X2: MAAYPYRPGPGAGPSAGAALPDQSFLWNVFQRVDKDRSGVISDNELQQALSNGTWTPFNPVTVRSIISMFDRENKAGVNFSEFTGVWKYITDWQNVFRTYDRDNSGMIDKNELKQALSGYRLSDQFHDTLIRKFDRQGRGQIAFDDFIQGCIVLQRLTDIFRRYDTDQDGWIQVSYEQYLSMVFSIV; encoded by the exons ATGGCCGCCTACCCGTACCGCCCGGGCCCCGGGGCCGGCCCTTCCGCTGGCGCCGCGCTGCCGGACCAGAGCTTCCTGTGGAACGTCTTCCAGAG GGTTGACAAAGACAGGAGCGGTGTGATATCCGACAACGAGCTTCAACAGGCACTTTCCAATG GCACCTGGACTCCATTTAACCCAGTGACTGTCCGGTCAATCATAT CCATGTTTGACAGAGAGAACAAGGCCGGCGTGAACTTCAGCGAGTTCACTGGCGTCTGGAAGTACATCACGGACTGGCAGAACGTCTTCCGCACCTACGACAGGGACAACTCGGGCATGATCGACAAGAACGAGCTCAAGCAAGCCCTCTCAG ggtaCCGGCTCTCTGACCAGTTTCACGACACCCTCATTCGGAAGTTCGACAGACAAGGACGGGGGCAGATCGCCTTTGACGACTTCATCCAGGGCTGCATCGTCTTGCAG AGGTTGACAGATATATTCAGACGCTACGATACGGATCAGGACGGCTGGATTCAGGTGTCATATGAACAGTATCTTTCCATGGTCTTCAGCATCGTATGA
- the PDCD6 gene encoding programmed cell death protein 6 isoform X3 — translation MAAYPYRPGPGAGPSAGAALPDQSFLWNVFQRVDKDRSGVISDNELQQALSNGYRLSDQFHDTLIRKFDRQGRGQIAFDDFIQGCIVLQRLTDIFRRYDTDQDGWIQVSYEQYLSMVFSIV, via the exons ATGGCCGCCTACCCGTACCGCCCGGGCCCCGGGGCCGGCCCTTCCGCTGGCGCCGCGCTGCCGGACCAGAGCTTCCTGTGGAACGTCTTCCAGAG GGTTGACAAAGACAGGAGCGGTGTGATATCCGACAACGAGCTTCAACAGGCACTTTCCAATG ggtaCCGGCTCTCTGACCAGTTTCACGACACCCTCATTCGGAAGTTCGACAGACAAGGACGGGGGCAGATCGCCTTTGACGACTTCATCCAGGGCTGCATCGTCTTGCAG AGGTTGACAGATATATTCAGACGCTACGATACGGATCAGGACGGCTGGATTCAGGTGTCATATGAACAGTATCTTTCCATGGTCTTCAGCATCGTATGA
- the PDCD6 gene encoding programmed cell death protein 6 isoform X1 — protein MAAYPYRPGPGAGPSAGAALPDQSFLWNVFQRVDKDRSGVISDNELQQALSNGTWTPFNPVTVRSIISMFDRENKAGVNFSEFTGVWKYITDWQNVFRTYDRDNSGMIDKNELKQALSGFGYRLSDQFHDTLIRKFDRQGRGQIAFDDFIQGCIVLQRLTDIFRRYDTDQDGWIQVSYEQYLSMVFSIV, from the exons ATGGCCGCCTACCCGTACCGCCCGGGCCCCGGGGCCGGCCCTTCCGCTGGCGCCGCGCTGCCGGACCAGAGCTTCCTGTGGAACGTCTTCCAGAG GGTTGACAAAGACAGGAGCGGTGTGATATCCGACAACGAGCTTCAACAGGCACTTTCCAATG GCACCTGGACTCCATTTAACCCAGTGACTGTCCGGTCAATCATAT CCATGTTTGACAGAGAGAACAAGGCCGGCGTGAACTTCAGCGAGTTCACTGGCGTCTGGAAGTACATCACGGACTGGCAGAACGTCTTCCGCACCTACGACAGGGACAACTCGGGCATGATCGACAAGAACGAGCTCAAGCAAGCCCTCTCAGGTTTTG ggtaCCGGCTCTCTGACCAGTTTCACGACACCCTCATTCGGAAGTTCGACAGACAAGGACGGGGGCAGATCGCCTTTGACGACTTCATCCAGGGCTGCATCGTCTTGCAG AGGTTGACAGATATATTCAGACGCTACGATACGGATCAGGACGGCTGGATTCAGGTGTCATATGAACAGTATCTTTCCATGGTCTTCAGCATCGTATGA